CTGTAGCAGTGGTTGGTAAACTATCAACAAATTCAAAAATTGTGGGACATTTATAATTTGCTATCTTTTCTTTTACAAACTTCTTTAAGTTTTCCTCAGTTGGTTCTTCTGCACTCTTATTCAATACAATTACGGCCTTTGGTGTTTCCCCCCATTTTTCATGAGGAATGCCTATTACGGCACATTGATCAACTGCCGGATGCTTGTACAAGACATTCTCAACCTCTACTGACGAAATATTTTCTCCACCTGAGATAATAATATCTTTTTCCCTGTCTTTTATCTCACAGAGTCCGTTTTTATCTATAGTAGCAAGGTCTCCCATGTGGAACCAACCAGGCTTCTTGGCATTAAAAGCTTCTTTTGTAGCCTCTGGCTTGTTCCAGTAGCCTTCCATAACCTGATTACCACGAACAATAATCTCCCCTAAATGCTCATCATCCCAGGGCACATCCTCTCCATCTTCGTCAACAACCCTAACTTTGCATCCCATAACTTCTCCGCCTTGTTTTCTTTTTAAATCATATTTGTCATAGGATTCTAACAGTTTAGGTGAATGGCTTGTCGTAATAATAGGCCCAACTTCTGTAGCGCCATATACATGGGCAATCTCCCAGCCAAATTCTCCCTCAACTCTCTCAATAGTAGCCTGAGGTGGAGGACTACCGGCTGTTGCTATTCTTACTGGACTTTCACCAGTAGTTACAGTATCTGGATTTTCTTTAAAGTAACCCATGAGCATATTTAGCACAGTTGGAGCTGCACACAAATACGAAACATTATATTTATTAACCTTCCTAAAAATTTCTCCAGCATCAACTTTCTTAAGGCAAACATGCTTTGCTCCATTACCGGTTATACAATAAATATGCCCCCATCCATTAACATGAAACATCGGAAGAGTCCATAAGTAAACATCATTATCTTTAACTCCCATATGACCACTTAACATAATGGCATGCCAATGCTCGGTCCTATAAGTTCTCATTACACCTTTGGGTTCTCCTGTTGTACCACTGGTATAATTGATAGTTGCAATATCTTCTTCATCAAATTCAGGTCGCTCTGGTTGCTTAGGGCTTGAACCTTTTATTAAGGCTTCATAATCTTCAAAATCTCCTTCAGTCTTATCAGCATCATAAGCAACATAATGCTCAACTGAAGATACTTTATCCCTTATTTGTTCAATTTGACCTGATAGCTCTTCATCTACAATTACTACTTTTGGGGTACAGTCATTTAAAATATATTCAAACTCACCAGGCTTCAGTCTATAATTCATAGGGACATGAACTAAGCCCAACTGATTAGCAGCATAAAACGTTTCTAACATCCAATGAGTATTAAAGGATAATATTGCTACCCTATCACCATATTTCAATCCCCACTTCAAGAATACATTCGAGAGACGATTTACCCTCTCATTAAATTCATTGTAAGTAAATTCAGTCCCATCATCTGCCACTACTCCCACATGATCTCCATAAATGTCAACAGCCCTGTCCAAAAATTCTATAGTTGTCATAGGTACTTTCATAATATCCAGGCCTCCTTATAATTTGGCTTTAATTTTTAATTTGTTTTATTTAACAATTTTCAGGAAACATTACTCTTCACTGTCATCGTCATCGTTTTTGTTTCCATTTCCATTTTTTTCGATAATCTTCGTCGTAAATAAATCCCTTTCCATTAAAACATGAAGTACAATCCCTGCAGCTATTCCATAAGTAGCGCCATATAAAGCAAGAACTATTCCCATAGTACCCGCAACACTTCTTTCAACTGAGCCTCCTAACTGCTCCATACCAACTCTTAAGCATACCCACCCTGTAAGAAGTAATGTCATAGAAAAAGCAAGATCCAACACAGGTTGGAAGAAAGTTAGCACGGGTGAGATAAAAAGCAAGATAACACAGCAGAACATAAAGGTAGCAGCACCACTATATATTGAATCCATAGCATTACGACCAAATTTGTAACGCTCTGAAATCACTGCTGTCATAGGTGTCCAAATAGGCCCCATCAAACCTGGCCATGGTGCAATAAATGCATGCATAAAGTTTCTTAAAGATGTAACGATATTGATTCTATTCTGATCAACATCAACATCCTCATCTTTTCTAATATCATCTGCTTCATTAATTAGGGTTGTCCCAACTATTACATCACCAAACGCTATAACATAAGCTGCAAAAGCAGTAGGTATAGCCATATAAAGCATCTCAAAATTAGGAAATCCAACTGCAAAAGGTGTAAATTCCATCATCTCTACAAATGCAGGGTTGTTTAGTCCCCATTCTATTGAAGGTCTAGGAAATTCACCTATAGCAAAAGCAATTATGATTGCAATTAATAAACCAGGGAGCA
The Natranaerofaba carboxydovora genome window above contains:
- a CDS encoding long-chain-fatty-acid--CoA ligase, which gives rise to MKVPMTTIEFLDRAVDIYGDHVGVVADDGTEFTYNEFNERVNRLSNVFLKWGLKYGDRVAILSFNTHWMLETFYAANQLGLVHVPMNYRLKPGEFEYILNDCTPKVVIVDEELSGQIEQIRDKVSSVEHYVAYDADKTEGDFEDYEALIKGSSPKQPERPEFDEEDIATINYTSGTTGEPKGVMRTYRTEHWHAIMLSGHMGVKDNDVYLWTLPMFHVNGWGHIYCITGNGAKHVCLKKVDAGEIFRKVNKYNVSYLCAAPTVLNMLMGYFKENPDTVTTGESPVRIATAGSPPPQATIERVEGEFGWEIAHVYGATEVGPIITTSHSPKLLESYDKYDLKRKQGGEVMGCKVRVVDEDGEDVPWDDEHLGEIIVRGNQVMEGYWNKPEATKEAFNAKKPGWFHMGDLATIDKNGLCEIKDREKDIIISGGENISSVEVENVLYKHPAVDQCAVIGIPHEKWGETPKAVIVLNKSAEEPTEENLKKFVKEKIANYKCPTIFEFVDSLPTTATGKVQKFELRKKKNNGSLTIKGLKIQTY
- a CDS encoding putative sulfate/molybdate transporter; this encodes MPLYQRREGEEHPCWKVGPLKIRLPLIHLKWEWPEAIQALVMVVIVLGMIPTIEEYFGAPYEVALAMTVISGFALLSGPILGLPLVPGWITPAIPLMLAYLEPWKGTDDAIRAVVAVQILVAAIFLILGLTGLGQKLVDRIPMSLKAGLILGAGIAAIIGEIEPGAIVPEAPISIIIGFVLCIYIMFSISFKNLRQNFRFANILSNGGLLPGLLIAIIIAFAIGEFPRPSIEWGLNNPAFVEMMEFTPFAVGFPNFEMLYMAIPTAFAAYVIAFGDVIVGTTLINEADDIRKDEDVDVDQNRINIVTSLRNFMHAFIAPWPGLMGPIWTPMTAVISERYKFGRNAMDSIYSGAATFMFCCVILLFISPVLTFFQPVLDLAFSMTLLLTGWVCLRVGMEQLGGSVERSVAGTMGIVLALYGATYGIAAGIVLHVLMERDLFTTKIIEKNGNGNKNDDDDSEE